The Elgaria multicarinata webbii isolate HBS135686 ecotype San Diego chromosome 1, rElgMul1.1.pri, whole genome shotgun sequence genome has a window encoding:
- the LOC134394884 gene encoding androgen-induced gene 1 protein-like, with translation MALALRGQRAVAILHFLCFLWAVFALTQNLGVPKPVRKEQDNTYGGPWKHLTFLNQVLQTILYSLCVLMDAVALCIPSQEKCVSCLLRPIRDFIFSAYVFPVGLFVAVAFWGLYAYDRELVYPRELDDINPSWLNHSMHTTILPLLFIELVICTHKYPHRLKGVLGLFFFAATYVSWIIWVYHTSGIWAYPVLEVLSPNGMVVFFFVSFSIMVTFYFAGEQLTKWLWAKRKKVT, from the exons ATGGCTTTGGCGCTGCGAGGTCAGCGGGCCGTGGCGATCCTGCACTTCCTCTGCTTCCTCTGGGCGGTTTTCGCCTTGACCCAGAATTTAGGGGTGCCCAAACCGGTCCGCAAAGAGCAGGACAACACCTACGGGGGACCCTGGAAACACCTGACCTTCCTTAACCAG GTTCTACAGACAATACTTTATTCATTGTGTGTCCTAATGGATGCTGTAGCTCTGTGCATCCCTTCCCAAGAGAAGTGTGTGTCCTGTTTACTGCGGCCTATCAGAGATTTTATCTTCTCTGCATATGTTTTCCCCGTTGGCTTA TTTGTAGCTGTTGCTTTCTGGGGCCTGTATGCATATGATAGAGAGCTAGTGTATCCTAGAGAGCTGGATGATATTAATCCAAGTTGGCTTAATCATTCTATG cATACTACCATCCTACCACTGCTTTTCATAGAGCTGGTTATATGTACACATAAGTATCCTCATAGGCTGAAAGGAGTTTTGGGTCTTTTCTTTTTCGCAGCAACATACGTCTCATG GATAATATGGGTATACCACACATCTGGAATTTGGGCATATCCAGTTTTAGAAGTGCTTAGTCCAAATGGAATGGTggtatttttctttgtttccttcaGTATAATGGTAACCTTCTACTTCGCTGGGGAACAACTAACAAAATGGTTGTGGG caaAACGTAAAAAGGTCACCTAG